The sequence TTGTTCTTGCGCAACACGTCGGTCAGCGCGGCGGTGTGGTTGACCAATTTGTCCCGTGCATCTGAGAAGGGGCGGGTATCAGACAGCATTCGTCCGTCTGCGTCGGCGACTAGCAACGTACCAGTCTCTTCGTAGATCTCGCGCACTGCGGCGAACACGAGTGCGTGGGCTTTGTATTTGTTCAGGCCGAGCCGGCGCGCGATCGATACAACGCTGCGGCCCGTCCATAAATCACCGGAGTCCCACGAGCGGGGCGGAAAGTCGCGGCTGTCCACGCCCCCTCCGGGAAAAACCGTCATACCAGGATAGTTACGCATGGTGCGCACACGTTCTTGGGCCCACACTTCGAGCCCGCTATCGCCGTCGCGGATGAGCATGACCGTTGCGGCGAGGCGTCCCCCGTTGAAACCTGTAGTTTCGGTGGGATCGATTCTGTCGACCTGATCGGCCGAAAACGCTCCGCGCGATCGGCGCATCTACCCCACCTCCTTGTCCAGCCTGAATAATCCTGACTCAGGTTGACTAAGCCTGACTAAGCCCTGTGTGCTCCTCCTCGACGCGAGCGCCGTGCGAAGTACCGACCGTCCACCTGGTCTAACTGGATTGGTTGGTGGTAGGCAGCAGTCAGGTTGTTACTTGTCAGCACGTCGTCGATGAGTCCTTGAGCCACCACGTTACCTTCATCCAGCAACATGGCGTGGGTGAAACCGTACGGGATCTCTTCGACGTGGTGGGTGATCATCACGATCGCGGGCGCGTCTGCGTCGAGTGCTAGGTCACCCAAGTAGGCCACTAGATCTTCGCGTCCGCCTAAGTCCATTCCGGCACCGGGCTCGTCGAAGATGAGCAGCTCAGGGTCTGTCATAATTGCGCGTGCAATCATCACGCGTTTGCGCTCACCGTCGGAAAGCGTGCCCCATTCACGCTCCAGCAGGTGCAGCGCACCGAGCTGTTCTAGTTTTTCCGCGGCCTGCGCATAATCCATCTCGTCGTATTGCTCGCGCCAGCGGCCCAAGATCGAGTAGCCTGCCGAGACGACTAGGTCGCCGACTTTCTCGGTACCTGGCACGCGCTCGCTGATCGACGAGGAGGCCACGCCGATGGAGGCGCGGAGGTCACGCAAGTCGGTACGACCAATCTGCTCACCCAGTACGAAAGCGGTGCCAGCTGATGGTTGTACTTCTGCTCCTGCCATTCGGATCAGGCTTGTTTTGCCCGCCCCGTTGGGGCCGATGATCACCCAGCGCTCATCAAGTTCCACCTGCCAGTCAACGGGGCCAACAAGAGTACGACCGCCACGGCGAAGCTCCACACCGCGAAAATCGATCATCAAATCGGAATCAGTTTCCAGCTGGATGTCATTCATGTCTCCTATTGTGACCTATTTTCCATCTCTACGGTGAAAGTGACACGTTTTGACTAGGGTAGAAGGCGAAGCATTTTCCTAGAGAGAGAGCTATGAAACAATGACTGGACGACTTGGGATCGATGATGTAAGGCCACAGATTTCCGGCCGCACCCTACCGGCAAAGGCGGTAGTCGGCGAAGTAGTGCCGATCTCCGCGTTAGTTTGGCGCGAAGGCCATGACGCAGTCGCAGCCACTGCCGAAATCACCCCGCCGCAGGAGGAACGCTTCTCGATCCATATGCAGCAGGAGACCTACCGTCCAGATAACGTCCACGCCGTCTTCGTACCCGATACTGAGGGCTTGTGGCGTTTCCGCATTGACGCATGGTCTGACCCGATGGCTACGTGGCGCAACGCGGTGACCAAGAAGCTAAACGCCGGTCAGAGCGCAGACGAGCTGGCGAATGACCTGCACCATGGCGTCGAGCTATTCGAACGGGCAGCAGAGCAAGCCCCGAAGGCTGACCGCGAGGTGCTGCTTGGTGTGGCGCGCACGATTAACGACGACACCCTCCCGATCGACCAGCGCGTCAACGCAGGTTTGACTGATGAAGTTCGCGAAATCCTCGATGAGTACCCACTGCGTGAGCTGGTGACCCGCGGCCCCATCTGTGAAATCGCAGTCGAGCGTCGTGAAGCATTGGTGAACTCCTGGTACGAGCTCTTCCCTCGCTCTACCGGCGGGTGGGACGCAGACGGCAACCCTGTCCACGGCACGTTCGAGACCACCGCGGCAGCACTTGATCGCGTGGCGAAGATGGGATTCGACACCGTCTATTTCCCGCCGATTCACCCCATCGGTGAAATCAACCGGAAGGGCAAGAACAACACGTTGACCGCCGTCGACGGTGACGTGGGCTCGCCCTGGGCCATTGGTTCCAAGGCTGGTGGACATGATGCCGTCCACCCTGAGCTCGGCACCGAAAAAGACTTCGTGCGCCTAGTCAAGCGAGCCGAAGAACTCGGCCTTGAAATTGCGCTCGACCTCGCATTGCAGGCTGCACCAGATCATCCTTGGGCTCGCGATCACCGCGAGTTCTTCACTGAGCTTGCCGACGGCACTATCGCCTACGCCGAGAACCCGCCGAAGAAGTACCAAGATATCTACCCAATCAACTTCGATAACGATCCGAAGGGTATTTACAACGAGGTGTACCGCGTTGTCATGCACTGGGTGAATTTGGGTGTGACCACCTTCCGGGTGGATAACCCACACACCAAGCCGGTGAATTTCTGGCAGTGGCTGATTGACCGCGTGCACGAAACCAATCCGGAGGTCATTTTCCTCGCTGAAGCATTTACCCGCCCGGCTCGCATGTTCGGCTTGGCAAAGATTGGATTCTCGCAGTCCTACACCTACTTCACCTGGAAGACCTCAAAGGAGGATCTCACTGACTTTGCGTTGATGGTCTCTGGTCTTGCCGATGTGTCGCGGCCGAACTTGTTCGTAAACACCCCAGATATCCTCCACGAATCACTCCAGAAGGGAGGCCGCGCGATGTTCGCCATCCGGGCAGCGCTGGCGGCCACAATGAGCCCGCTATGGGGCGTGTATTCCGGTTATGAACTCTACGAACATGTGCCGGTCCACGAAGGCAGCGAGGAGTATCTGGACTCTGAGAAGTATGAGCTGCGCCCGCGCGACTTCCAGACTGCGCTGGACAACGGTGACTCGTTGGAGCCGTACATCACCCAGCTCAATCACATTCGGCGTGAAAATCCTGCGCTGCAGCAGCTGCGCAATATTCACTTCCACGACATCGAGAACCCGAATCTGATCGCCTACTCGAAGGTAGATGCAGTAACTGGCAACGCTGTCTTGGTCGTGGTGAACCTGGATTCTTACGGTGGGCAGGAAGGCATGATCAATGTGGACATGGAGGCGATCGGCTTGCGCCACGGTGACACCTTCAAGGTCCACGATGCCGTCAGCGGTGCTGAATACATCTGGGGAGATCGGAACTTTGTGCGCCTCGAGCCGTTGAAGGACGTCGCCCACATCTTCATCTTGCCGGATGTTCTTCCGGAGCGCCGCGAGAAGCTCGCGTGGCGCGAAATTCCTGAGCACGACTATCGGCCATAGTGCGCCATAGTGCGCCCAAAGAGATTGCATTCAGTTTCCTGGGAACTTCATAAGACACAACCGAGGCTCTCAGGTAACTTCACTATTGAATACCTTTTCACTATCGAACATTAAAGGAACTACCCATGACTGAGGGCCAGAACATCGACTCCGCTCTGTTGATCCCCGACACAGACCGCGAACGACTACGTAAATGTAGCCACCATGCACCACATGATTTCTACGGCTGGCACTCCACCTCCACGGGATCAGTCATCCGCACCCGCCAGCTCGGTGCCGAAAACGTCGCGCTGCTCATTCACAACCAGTCTTTTGACATGACCCCGATCGGCGACGACATCTGGGTCTACGGGCTTGACGACGAACTGACTCCGGATTACCGGCTCAGTGTGAAGTACCCAAATGCGGAACCCGTCATCATCGCGGATCCGTACCACTTTCTGCCCACCCTCTCCTCTTTCGATCTGCACCTGATTGCAGAAGGCCGCCACGAACGGCTCTGGGAGGTTCTCGGCGCTAACGTTCACACCTACCAGACCACCATGGGCTCAGTCTCCGGGACCGCGTTCGCTGTGTGGGCACCGAATGCCGAAGGTGTTGCGGTGATCGGTGACTTCTGTGCGTGGAACCCCAACCAGTACCCCATGCGAGTCCTCGGCTCGACGGGGATCTGGGAGATCTTCATCCCCGGTATCGAGCCCGGCACAACCTACAAGTTTGCGATCCAGACGAAGGACGGCCACCGTCGCGACAAGGCTGACCCAATGGCGAAGCAAACCCTGGCTCCCCCGGAGACCGTATCCCAGGTCGTCGACCAGTCCCTATATGAGTGGGGCGACGCAGAATGGGTCAAGGCCCGCGATGAGCGCGACACGATCAACGCCCCGATGAGCATCTACGAAGTCCACCTAGGCTCGTGGAGAATTGGGAAGGGCTATGCAGAACTCGCCGACGAGCTAGTGGAGTACGTCTCCGAGCAAGGCTTCACCCACGTGGAGTTTCTCCCTGTTGCGGAACACCCTTTCGGCGGATCCTGGGGCTATCAGGTCACCGGCTACTACGCACCGACCGCGCGCTGGGGTTCCGCCGATGACTTACGCCTGCTCATTGACCGCCTCCATCAGGCCGGCATTGGCGTCATCATCGACTGGGTTCCCGCCCACTTCCCGAAGGATGATTGGGCGTTGGCGCGATTCGACGGCACCGCGCTCTACGAACATCCAGACTGGCGCCGCGGTGAACAGAAGGACTGGGGCACTTACGTGTTCAACTTCGGCCGCAACGAGGTGCGTAACTTCTTGGTTGCCAACGCACTGTACTGGCTAGAAGAATTCCACATCGACGGGCTGCGTGTCGACGCCGTGGCATCCATGTTGTACCTCGACTACTCTCGCGAAGACGGCGAGTGGCTCCCCAACCAGTACGGTGGCCGCGAGAACCTCGACGCTGTTCAGTTCCTGCAGGAGATGAACGCTACTGTCTTACGCGAGCACCCCGGTGTGGTCACCATCGCCGAAGAGTCCACCTCGTGGCCGGGCGTCACCTCACCTACTGAGCACGGTGGCCTAGGCTTCAGCTTGAAGTGGAACATGGGCTGGATGAATGACACCCTCGAGTTCTTCAAACTCGACCCTGTTCACCGCTCCTACCACCACAACGAGATCACCTTCTCATTGGTGTACGCCTTCTCCGAGAACTATGTTCTGCCATTCAGCCACGACGAGGTTGTCCACGGCAAGGGCTCTCTCTGGGGCCGGATGCCAGGCGACGACTGGAACAAGGCCGCTGGCCTGCGTACCCTCTACGGGTACATGT comes from Corynebacterium cystitidis and encodes:
- a CDS encoding NUDIX hydrolase; translation: MRRSRGAFSADQVDRIDPTETTGFNGGRLAATVMLIRDGDSGLEVWAQERVRTMRNYPGMTVFPGGGVDSRDFPPRSWDSGDLWTGRSVVSIARRLGLNKYKAHALVFAAVREIYEETGTLLVADADGRMLSDTRPFSDARDKLVNHTAALTDVLRKNNLKVNADKLEPWGRWVGQSEVGNWFDTFSFVATVPEGQTPDGDTGEADDANWFPPSLLIEGWRVGLVRFAVATWAQLLDLSRFETVAEVQSAAREQDLSPVVGDPTHIERYADFFNHSPEDRIGKIGGLH
- a CDS encoding ABC transporter ATP-binding protein, with protein sequence MNDIQLETDSDLMIDFRGVELRRGGRTLVGPVDWQVELDERWVIIGPNGAGKTSLIRMAGAEVQPSAGTAFVLGEQIGRTDLRDLRASIGVASSSISERVPGTEKVGDLVVSAGYSILGRWREQYDEMDYAQAAEKLEQLGALHLLEREWGTLSDGERKRVMIARAIMTDPELLIFDEPGAGMDLGGREDLVAYLGDLALDADAPAIVMITHHVEEIPYGFTHAMLLDEGNVVAQGLIDDVLTSNNLTAAYHQPIQLDQVDGRYFARRSRRGGAHRA
- a CDS encoding maltotransferase domain-containing protein is translated as MTGRLGIDDVRPQISGRTLPAKAVVGEVVPISALVWREGHDAVAATAEITPPQEERFSIHMQQETYRPDNVHAVFVPDTEGLWRFRIDAWSDPMATWRNAVTKKLNAGQSADELANDLHHGVELFERAAEQAPKADREVLLGVARTINDDTLPIDQRVNAGLTDEVREILDEYPLRELVTRGPICEIAVERREALVNSWYELFPRSTGGWDADGNPVHGTFETTAAALDRVAKMGFDTVYFPPIHPIGEINRKGKNNTLTAVDGDVGSPWAIGSKAGGHDAVHPELGTEKDFVRLVKRAEELGLEIALDLALQAAPDHPWARDHREFFTELADGTIAYAENPPKKYQDIYPINFDNDPKGIYNEVYRVVMHWVNLGVTTFRVDNPHTKPVNFWQWLIDRVHETNPEVIFLAEAFTRPARMFGLAKIGFSQSYTYFTWKTSKEDLTDFALMVSGLADVSRPNLFVNTPDILHESLQKGGRAMFAIRAALAATMSPLWGVYSGYELYEHVPVHEGSEEYLDSEKYELRPRDFQTALDNGDSLEPYITQLNHIRRENPALQQLRNIHFHDIENPNLIAYSKVDAVTGNAVLVVVNLDSYGGQEGMINVDMEAIGLRHGDTFKVHDAVSGAEYIWGDRNFVRLEPLKDVAHIFILPDVLPERREKLAWREIPEHDYRP
- the glgB gene encoding 1,4-alpha-glucan branching protein GlgB — encoded protein: MTEGQNIDSALLIPDTDRERLRKCSHHAPHDFYGWHSTSTGSVIRTRQLGAENVALLIHNQSFDMTPIGDDIWVYGLDDELTPDYRLSVKYPNAEPVIIADPYHFLPTLSSFDLHLIAEGRHERLWEVLGANVHTYQTTMGSVSGTAFAVWAPNAEGVAVIGDFCAWNPNQYPMRVLGSTGIWEIFIPGIEPGTTYKFAIQTKDGHRRDKADPMAKQTLAPPETVSQVVDQSLYEWGDAEWVKARDERDTINAPMSIYEVHLGSWRIGKGYAELADELVEYVSEQGFTHVEFLPVAEHPFGGSWGYQVTGYYAPTARWGSADDLRLLIDRLHQAGIGVIIDWVPAHFPKDDWALARFDGTALYEHPDWRRGEQKDWGTYVFNFGRNEVRNFLVANALYWLEEFHIDGLRVDAVASMLYLDYSREDGEWLPNQYGGRENLDAVQFLQEMNATVLREHPGVVTIAEESTSWPGVTSPTEHGGLGFSLKWNMGWMNDTLEFFKLDPVHRSYHHNEITFSLVYAFSENYVLPFSHDEVVHGKGSLWGRMPGDDWNKAAGLRTLYGYMYSHPGKQLMFMGQEFGQTGEWDEAHSIDWSNLEGWGSEYHLGIQRLVRDLNNIYKDQPALYSQDNTPMGFQWVKGDDAANNLLAYVRWGTDGTPILVTINLSGASQLNYRLGVPRAGEWELLLNSDDKVYEGAGNDLARTVYTSPEPWDGQDQSVELHIPAMSVQYYIFKG